The following coding sequences lie in one Alosa alosa isolate M-15738 ecotype Scorff River chromosome 21, AALO_Geno_1.1, whole genome shotgun sequence genomic window:
- the pdgfrl gene encoding platelet-derived growth factor receptor-like protein encodes MKLPVLLMLGGILLELHTGVCQQPKRREDLGENRIRPGRKRTKVKYPKLKEKEKESGKAGSILTQVLDKGRFLRLGETLTQNPGKTLELRCKGSKIGWAYPSYLDTFNDTRLTIKQQEKFGQLILTSPSAADTGEYSCWPVLCDGNECEKDLDRTSATYIYFTDKDELFVPSPIHFEIVYMRPDKPAMVPCRVTSPGTEVSLHREVPPEVIAVDGTAISYNPTKGFILQNPSSEYQGAFYCKAATKSTPQISTKYMLLYVEVPSGPPYATLEASAESIRAGDTFNITCTVLGEPEIDVNFSWRFPGQDMRPVLIHNEWRLMNRGPSHTTRISTSVITVEDVEESIDFGRYICTAKNKLGETSVAMSMN; translated from the exons ATGAAGCTCCCAGTGCTCCTCATGCTCGGGGGGATCCTACTGGAACTTCACACCG GTGTCTGCCAGCAACCAAAGCGTAGAGAGGACCTGGGTGAGAACCGCATCCGGCCTGGACGAAAGAGGACGAAGGTCAAGTACCCCAAactgaaggagaaggagaaggagagtggAAAGGCTGGGTCCATCCTCACACAGGTTTTGGACAAGGGTCGCTTCCTGCGGCTTGGAGAGACCCTGACCCAAAATCCTGGAAAAACCCTTGAGCTGCGATGCAAGGGCAGCAAGATCGGCTGGGCCTACCCCTCCTATCTGGACACCTTTAATGACACTCGACTCAC CATCAAGCAACAGGAGAAGTTTGGTCAACTGATCCTGACGTCGCCCTCTGCTGCTGACACAGGGGAGTACAGCTGCTGGCCAGTTCTGTGTGATGGAAATGAGTGTGAGAAGGACCTAGACCGCACCTCAGCCACTTACATCTATTTCACTG ACAAAGATGAGTTATTTGTTCCGTCGCCGATACACTTTGAGATTGTCTACATGCGGCCTGACAAGCCTGCCATGGTCCCCTGCCGGGTGACCAGCCCAGGCACTGAGGTGTCCCTGCACAGAGAGGTGCCCCCAGAGGTCATCGCAGTGGACGGGACTGCCATCTCCTACAACCCAACCAAGGGTTTCATCCTGCAGAACCCCAGCTCAGAGTACCAGGGCGCCTTCTACTGCAAAGCTGCCACCAAATCCACACCACAGATCTCTACCAAGTACATGCTGCTTTATGTGGAGG TTCCGAGTGGCCCCCCTTATGCCACTCTGGAGGCCTCAGCTGAGAGCATACGTGCAGGGGACACCTTCAACATCACCTGCACAGTCCTGGGGGAGCCCGAGATCGATGTGAACTTCAGCTGGAGGTTTCCAGGCCAG GACATGCGTCCAGTTCTCATCCACAACGAATGGCGGCTGATGAACAGGGGACCTAGCCACACAACTCGCATTTCCACCAGTGTCATCACTGTGGAGGATGTGGAGGAATCTATTGACTTTGGAAGGTACATCTGCACAGCCAAGAACAAGCTTGGGGAGACATCTGTGGCTATGAGTATGAACTAA